CTTCCGTCCGTGCGCGTCGTCCCCCGCGTCAAGCGCAACCGGCGTGCGAAATCCACGCCCGCGTCGACGGCCGGACTGTCGAATGCCTGCCCCGAAGAACGCTGCGCCAGCTCGAAGCGGTCCGACGCGAACATGAGTCCTCCCACCTTGGGCGCGGAGTCGGCGAACCCCACGTCTTCGACCCGCCGATCGGTGGCATCGACGGGCGTCCCGGTGGGAAACCGGTCGGCGGACACGTTGCCCGCCCCCAGGAAGCCCGGGCGCGAGACCTCGTTCACCTGGATTCCCGCGACCGCATTGCCCTGCAAGACGTTGTTGAGCACCCGGCCTCCGGGCGAACCGATCGTGGTTCCCGAAAAGAAAATCCCCCGACCCGCGTTCCCGTAAACGGTGTTGTGCACCACCCACGCGCCGGGAGAGCCGGCGACGTTGCCGGTAACGAGGATCCCGTTCTCCCCGTTCTTGTACACGAGGTTGTTGAAGACGACGACGTTCTTGGAATCTTGAACGTAGATACCGTGGCGCTCGCAAGCGGTGACGATGTTGTTCTGCACGAGGCTACCGTCGGAACCGCTTTTCACGTGCACGCCGAACTGTGGCCCCAGAATCACGAAGCCATCCACCCGGACCTTCAGCTTACCCGAGATTCGGAAACCGGTGTCGAACCCCGTGGCATCCACGACCACGTGGCCAGGATCCGCGCCGGTCATCGTACCGGAGAAGTCGGCCAGGAAGGAAACGTGCCCGAAGGCCCGAGGCTCCAGATTCCCCTCGGTATAGATCCCCGGAGCGACGACGATCGTATCACCGGGGTTCGCACTGGTGGCAGCCCGGCCGATCGTGCGGAATGCCCGCTCCGGAGCAAGCCCATCTCCGTCGTCGTTCCCCCCGGGGGCCACGTAGAAAACCGTCGCCAGAACGCTCGAAGCGTGCAAGAAAAACACGAGACCGAGAACGAATCCAGAGCGGGCTCCGCCCACGATGTGACACTCGGTCCTGCAGGCCCGGGCTTCAGAACAACGTGTAGATGAACGGTCCCAACGCCGAGCTCTGGGCCGTCACCATGATGCCGCCGAAGACCAGCAGAACGAGCACCATGGGGATCATCCACCAGAGCTTGCGCCGCCAGAGAAAGACGAGCAGCTCCCCGGCGATTCCCGCGCGCGCACGAGCCTTCTCGAAAGCCATCTTCGCTCACCTCGCTGGTTTTTCCCGGAGCCAGCCTCCCCGGAGGAGAAAGTCCGCGACGGCCCCGGCCGCGAACTCGTGGCCGGCCGCGTTCCAGTGCCCATCGTACCGATAATAGAACTCTTTCGCACGCTCGTTTTTCATCACGGAACGCCAGGCACGAAAACGGGCACGCCCAGGCGGCGGAACATGGCCTCCGCTCGCTCGCGCGGAGCGTCGCGCTCCGATCCCCGGGCCCGCGCAACGAGGGGTAGGCGTCGAGCAGCTCCTCCCAGCACGAGTCCCGCACACCTCCTCGCGGGAGGGAACGATCACGGCAACCAGCTCCGCTCCGGCCCGGCGCACTTCGCGATTCCGCAGCTCGCGCACCAGTTGCTCGGTCCTTTGCCACGCACGCTCCCACGCGAGCGTCGGGGGGGCCCGTAGACTTCGTAGGCTACCGGTCACGCGCCTTTTTTCGAACCCGCTCGGCCGTACGCTCGCCCACCACCCCGATCCCGGCGAGCCACTCCACCAGTTCCGGCCTGGCCCAGAGGGTCATGCGGCGGAGGTAGCGGTAGGCTTTCGACCAGGCCAACCAGCCGCCCGGGGAAGCTTCTCTCCGTTCGCCCGCTCGCGGGTGAATCCGCACGGGCCGTCCCCGCTCGTCGTAGACGGGCACCAGGACGTCCTCGAGCTCCGGGCTGTTGTTCAGCACGTCGTTCCCCGGATAGAAGGCCAGGAGCACGAGGTCCGGGTCGAACCGCACCCCACGTTCGCGGAAAAAGAGGAGCTCGCCTGCCGTCCCGTAGGCGCTGTGGCCCGCGTTGATCACCTCCACGGGGCGGCCGAGGCGCGAGGAGAGCTCCCGCTCGAGAACTTGCGTGAACGCTCGTTCGAGCGGAACCTGCAGTGCCTCGAGAAAGGAATCCCCGAGGGCGAGGATCCGGAAGACCCCGTCCGCTTTCTCGAGCTTGCGCGGTACGTCCCTGAGCCCGAGATCGTTGATCTCGACCCACACCAGGAACTCGCGCTCCTCCTGCGTCCACCAACCTTTTTTCCCCGGAACGAGGCGAGCCCCGAGCACCGGGTCCGCTTCCCAGAAACGATCGGGTTCGAGCCGCGCGAGACGCACGCCCACCTCGAGAAGGCCGAACCCGAAAAGGACCCCGAGCAGGCCGAGAACGGCCGCGTACGCCCACTCCTTCGGCCTCGACAACTCAGGAGCTCTCCTTCCGGAGGATGCAGTTCCCGAGGACGAGCACGTCCATTTCGCTGCGCTGGAAGGTCGAGAACGCGTTCTCGGGTGTCGTGACGATCGGCTCGCCCTTCAAGTTGAAGGACGTATTGAGCACGACGGGCACCCCCGTCGCGTCGCCGAACCGGCGTATCAGGGCATGGTAGAGAGGGCTTTCCCCGGCGTGCACCGCCTGGAGCCTGGCCGTGCCGTCCACGTGCGTCGTGGCGGGGACTTCGTGTTTTCGCTCGGGCTTCACGTCGACGACGTAAAGCATGAAGCGTGCGGGGTAGTGGCGCCGCGCGTCCGGTAGGTCGAAGTACTTCTCCGCTTCCTCGACCAGGACCGAGGGAGCGAACGGTCGGAAGGGTTCGCGGAACTTGATCTTGGTGTTCACGATTTCTTTCATTTCCTCGCGTCGGGGGTCGGCGAGGATGCTCCGAGCACCGAGCGCCCTCGGGCCCCACTCGAACCGCCCCTGGTACCATCCCACGACCTTGCCGGCTCGGAGCTCTTCGACGACCCGGTCGAGGAGCGCGTCTTCGTTCGACACTTCCTCGTAAGGGTAATTCGACTTCCGCAAAAAGTCGTGCACGGCCCCGTCTCCGTACTCGGCGCCCCAGTAGGCGTGCTCGAGCACGAAGCGCCGCGGCTGTCCCAGCACCGTGTGGTAAGCGTAAAGCGCCGCCCCGAGAGCTCCGCCTCCGTCGCCCGCAGCCGGCTGGATGAAGAGCTCGCGGAAGGGAGTCTCGCGGAGCAGCCTCCCGTTGGCCACGCTGTTCAGCGCCACGCCTCCGGCCAGGCAGAGTCTGTCGAGGCCCGTCCGCGCGTGGAGCGCCCGAGCCATCGTGAGAACGATCTCCTCCGTCACTTTCTGGATGCTCGCCGCGATGTCCGCGTAATGCTGGTTTTTCCGGGCCATCTCGTCGTAGTTCGCGGGTCGCGCGCCGAAATACGACGGGTAGCCGGAGCTCGGGGTGAAGAACTTCCAGCTCGGGTCGCGCGGCTCCCCGAAAAGCTCCTCGAACTTGGGCTTGTACGTTTTGCTGGCCGAGTGGTGGAAGCAAAAGTAGTCCATGTCGAGCCAGATGCTTCCGTCGTCGTGGATCCGTACCAGTTTGCGAACCTTGTCGACGTACTTCGGCTCGCCGTAAGGGGCCATCCCCATGACCTTGTACTCGCCCTCGTTCACTTCGAAACCGAGAAAGGCGGTGAAAGCGCTGTAGAGAAGGCCCACGGAGTGGGGAAACCGAAGCTCCTGGAGCAGTTCGATCGAAGTCCCGCGCCCGCGGCCCATGGTCGCCGTCGCCCACTCGCCCACGCCGTCGATCGTGAGCACGGCCGCCTCTTCGAAAGGAGAGCAGAGAAACGCGCTCGCGGCGTGCGAGACGTGGTGCTCGCTGAAGAGGATGCGCTCCGCCGGAACCCCGAGCTCCTGCTGGATCAGGTTCTTGACCCAGAGTTTGTCGAGAAACCAGGTCGCCATCGCGTCGCCGAAGACTCTCCAGGACCGGGGAACGGCCTGGAGGGTCGTTTTCAGAATGCGTTCGAACTTCACGAAAGGCTTTTCGTAGAAGACCACGTAGTCGAGATCGGGCCCCCGGAGGCCGCCGCGTTCCAGGCAGAATCGAATCGCACGCCTCGGGAAATCGTAGTCGTGCTTGATCCGCGAGAACCGCTCTTCTTCGGCCGCGGCCACGAGCTGCCCGTCGCGAAGAAGAGCCGCTGCCGCGTCGTGGTAGAAACACGAAATTCCCAGGATGTTCATGGTCGTCGCTCCCCGCGAAGAATCTGCTCGTAGAGTTCCGTCATCCGCGCGACGTGGTTCTCGATCCGGAACCGATCCCGTACCTCTTCCCGAGCCGCATGGCCGAGCCTCGACCGCAGCTCCGGCTCCACGGCCAGCCGCAGGAGCGCCGCCGCGAGCGCCTCGACGTCTCCCGGCGGCACGAGGAGGCCGGTCCACCCGTCCCGGACGAATTCCACGACACCGCCGGCCGAAGTGGCGATCACGGGCTTTCCGAGAGCCATGGCCTCGAGCAGCACGCGGCCGAACGGTTCCGGGCGGACGGACGCGTGCACGACGATGTCCAGGGCCTGCATCACGTCCGGCACGTCCTGGCGAAAACCCAGAAACAGAACGCGCCGCTCGAGCCCCAACTCGCGCACCCTGCCGACGAGCTTCCGCGCGTACTCTTCGCCCGCCCGATGGACACCGCCCACCACGACACACCAGAGGTCCTCGCGTCCCGACGCGATCGCCCGTGCGAACGCTTCGACCAGGACGGCCTGTCCCTTCCATTCCTGGATCCCGCCCACGATCCCGCAAACGAGTGCGTCGGGGCCCAGTCCCCATTCCGAGCGGACCTCCTCCCTCGACCTCCCCGGTCGGAAGCGGCCGAAGTCCAACGCGTCGTAGATGACGCGGGTACGAGGTGCGACCACGCCCGCCGACTCGCAGTGCAGCCGGATCGCTTCGGTCATGCACACCATCGCGTCGAGCTTCCGTGCCGCCCAGCGCTCGCGGCTTCCGTACTTCTCGAATCCCTTGACGTGACACACGCAGGGCAGCCCGCAAAGCCAGCTCGCCAGGATGCCGTCGAAGTTCGCCCGGACGCCGTTGGCCAGGTGCACGACGTCGGGCTTTTCTTCGCGGAAGATCCGGGCCAGTCGCACCGCGGCGGGGAACTCTTCGAACGCGGTCCTGAGCGAAGTCCGTGCCGCCCGGAAAAGCCGCCGAATTTCGGGGGCACGCCGGGCCCGGTGGTAGACTTGCCAAGCTTGCAGCGGGTGCTCTTTCGGCAACCTCCTTCTCCGTACGTGTCGGACCCGAACGCCGGCCGCCTCGAGCTTCGGCTCGATCCCCTTGGGCTCGTAGAGCACGAGCACGCTTTTCCAGTTCTCGCCCATCCCGTCGATCTGTTGCAGGATCCCCGTGAGCGAGCCCCCGACGATGCCCCCACTCGAAGCCTCGACGAACGCCACGGTCCGCGGCGCCGCGCGCGATTCAGGATCCCGCAGAACGGCTACGACCGGTTTCGAGCTCATCGTTTCCCGCCAGAAGATTTCCGAGCAGTTCGGCCGCGTCGGCGGGCGAGACTTGCGGGGTCAGTCCGACTTCGTAGGTCGGTACGTCCCGGACCAGTCGTTCCACCGCGGCGAGCCGCCCCTGCTCGATGGCCGAGGGTTCCAGGAGTTCCAGTACGGCTGCAAAGGCTCTGTATCTGCGAAGGTCGTTCACGAGATCGTTCGAGGCGAAGATCCGCGAAGCGGCTTCCCTCGAAGAGACGGGGCGGACGAACCGTTCGGGAGCCCGCCTCGGGAAGACGAGCGCGGCCGCCTTTCCCCCCCCGGTCAAGGCCCGGGACGGGAAAAGGAAACCGTCCCGGCCGAGCACGTAGGCGTGGCTCGGAACGCGCTCGAGAAGACCGAGCCGTTCGCCGAGCCATCGCTGGCTCCAACCGTCGAGAAGGACGGGCTCGGGCACGGCCAGAACCGACCGGCCGTCCGTCAGAACGAACGTGTCTCCCAGAAATCGGCCCCCGAGCTCCGACACCAGGGCCACGCAGAGCGTCGATTTGCCCACACCGCTCGGTCCCGCCAGAAGGAGCGTCCGACCACCCACGTCGACCGCCGCGGCGTGAACCGGGTGTGCCGTTCCCTCGTGCTCGAGAGTCCAGAAGACCGGATAGAAAACGAGGTAGTAGAGAAGCGTCGTGAAACGACGACGGCGCCGCCGCTCGAGATCCCGCAGGTTCCAGAGGCGCCGGAGCCGATCCTTCCACGCCACCTTGCTGAGCCTGTGGTAGTAGTCACCCCGGAGCTCGATGGTCGAACCGTCCCAGTCGAACACCAAGTGGAGATCTCGCAGGTCGTCGACCCGAAACCAGTAAGCTCGTCCTTTTCCCGAGTAGAGATCGCGATCCCAGCGCTCGCAGCCCCGGAGCTCCGGATAGGTCGCACGCAGGTCGGAGGGCGGCTGCCCCTCGTGCCAGCGGAGTCGGGCGGAAACCCGGACGGGCCCCTCGCACGCACCCCCGGCCTGCCGCAAGTGGACCTCGGCGTACTCGTCCAGCCGAGGCCAATCCGAGGCGAATTCCACGTCCACGCCGGCGATTCGAACTCGCAGCATGGGGCGTCACATCCGCCGGGCCACCACGACCCAGAAGGAGGGGTTGCGGCTCGGCACGATCTCGACCGCGCGAATCGAGAACCGCGCCAGGGTCCCCAGACCCAGACGCCTCAGGCGGTTCAGTTTTCTCTGGAGTCCCGGGTGCCGGATCGAGCCCAGGAGTTCGACGACCGAGAAGCCGGACCCGGCGAGCTCGGCCTCGAGCGACTCCTCGGTGTACAGCTCGTCGAAAATCGGCTGCCGCGCGACTCGGGCCGGCTCCCGCACCCTCCGGTTCGGAGCGTCGAGGACCAGGATTCCTCCGGGTCGCAGGACCCGTCGCAGCTCGCCGTACAGCCGCTCGCGGTCCGCCGGCGAAAAGTGCCGGACGAACCGGAAGGAGTAGGCGAAGTCCACGCTGGCGTCGCGCAGGGGGAGAGAAAAGGCATCGGCCCGAACGAGCTGCCACCCGTGGCAAGATGCCGCCCCGAGTCTCGTCCGGGCCTCCGCCAGCATCGGTTCGCTGAACTCGACCGCTACACCGAACCGAACCTGGGGCAGCTCGGCCGTGAGCCTCGCCGGACCGGGAGCGATCTCGAGCACGGCTCGAGGCCCGTACCGATCGAGCAGAGACCGCAGGATTTCCACCTGCCTCGTGTGAAGGACCCGGCCCAGGGGGTGGCCGGTTCGCCTCCGCAGGTAGTCTTCCACGACGTCGGACCTGCGGTAGTAGGAACGAAGGTCCGCGGGGCTGTCCAAAGGTCGGAGTTTCATGGCGAGCTGGCGCGAACCTCTACCGGTCGGAACGAGAGTCGAAGCCCCTCCCGGAGCGAAGTTTCCGGACTCCAGCCTAACTCCCGGACGGCCCGTCGGCAATCGTAGACGGCGCTCCGCGAGGCCCGCTCGAGGGCGTGCGCCGACACCGGAGGACGCCGCGAAAGGACACGGAACGGGAACTCCGCGACCCGCACGAAAGGCACGACGAACCCTGGCCGCAGGAACCGAACCCGAAACCTCTCCCCGGAAACCTCCCTTCGCAGCTCGAGATAATCCACCAGGGGGACCTGGGGGTCGACGAGGTGGTAGATCTTCCCTCGCGCCCCCGGGCATTCGAGAACGAGGCGAATTCCCCGAGCGACGTTGTCGACGAAAGAAAGAGGCAGGAGGTAGCGCCTGGTCCCGAACACGACCCGCGTTCCTCGCACCCCGAGGCTCCACCGGCCCAGCGGCGGAGGCCGACCCGGGCCGTAGAGAATTCCGGGCCGTACGACGGACACGGGGACACCACGCCGTGCGGCCTCTACGGCGAGCCGGTCGGCCAGGAGCTTGGACCGCGTGTAGCCGCCGCGGTCGGCGGCGGGATCCTCGAGGGGATTCTCCTCGGTCACCACGTCTCCCCCCGCCCGCAAGGCCACCACCCCGAGGGAGCTTACGTGGACGAGGAGACCGATCCTTCCCGCCTCCGCGAGTTCGACGAACGTGCGGGTCGAGCCGACGTTCGTGCGTTCGAACTCCTCCCACGGCCCCCGCGTCGTCACTCTGGCTCCGGCGTGAACCACGGCGTCCACGCCGTCGGCCGCCCGCTCGATGTCCTCGCGATCGCGGAGATCGCCCCGACGGATCTCGACCGGAGATGGCAGTCCCTCGAGGCGGCTCGGGTGCGCGGCCCGAACGAAGGCACGAACCTCGTGGCCCGCTTCGACGAGGTCGCACACCACGCGCGACCCGAGAAAACCGGAAGCCCCGGTGACGAGAACCCTCATGCGCAAAGCTGCTCGGCCGCCGGCGCGCCCGATGCGAGCTCCCACATACGCTCGAGAAAGGCGACGACTTCGAGACCCTCCTCGGGCGTCGTGGGCGGCGGCGAACCGGCCGCGAGGTGGAGGTAGAAGCGCCGGACGAGCTCGCCCATGCCCGGGTAGAGCCTCTGCCGACCGCGAACGTACTCGACCGAGTTCCGGACGGTCGAGAAGAGAAGCTGACCCGCCTGCTCGAGGTTGGGGACGACCTTCCCCAGAAGCTTCGGTAGCGTCCGCGGCCTTCGGACGACGAGCGTCATCGTGTTGAGGTCCACTTCCGCCGTCGCCCGGGTACCGAGAATGCGGATGCCGTTCAGGACGGGCCGGGCGGACATCGAAAGCGAAAGCGTCCCGAGGCTGCGAGAGCCCCGGGCCAGGGCTCGAACCTCTTCGAGTCCCGCCGCCCCTGCTCGGGCCTCGACTCGTGGCTCCCGAAGCTCTCCCGCGAATTCTCGAAGGAGGTAGACCGGGTGCGGCGCCACGTCCTCGAGGGGGCCCGCCGGGAGAGAACCTTTCCAGTCCCCACGGGGTGCGGTGCTACCCGGCTCCGCCGCGCCGCCTTGAAAAGCTTCCACCCCGACGATCTCCCCGAGCTCGCCCCGTTCCACCATCGCTCGGACGCGCCGCACCGGCGGGTCGAACTTTCGGTTGTGGTCCACCACGAGAGACCGCCCCACCCGTCGCGCGACTTCCACGACCCGCTCGGCGTCGGCGACCCGCAGCGCCATGGGTTTTTCTACCAGCACGTGCAGGCCCGCCTCGAGCGCGGCGAGGCTCGTCCTCGCGTGGTCCTGGGGCGGCGTCAGCACGTGCACGGCGTCGAGTTCCACCGCGGAGAGCATGCTCCGGAAGTCGCCGAACCATCGCACGCCCTCTTTCCGCCCGGCGAACGCTCGGGCTGCTTCTTCCGAGACGTCGCAAACGGCCACGAGACGGACGTGGGGCAATTCGGAGACGTAGGACTCGTGGACGCGCGCGATGCGCCCGCAACCGACGAAACCTACGCGAATCGGAGTGGGTACGACCCTCACCGCCCTGGAAGGGCCTCCGGGTAGGCCGCGTATTTCGTGCCTTTCAGGCGGAGCGCGGCGGCGTTGTGAAACTCCGGCTCCCGATAGTCGATCTCGTGGCCGTTCGACAGGAGGTGCCGCACCTCGAGGATCGCGTCGTCCACCGTCCGCTGCGCTTCGAAGCCGAGCTCTCGACGGATTCTCTCGAAGCGCACCCGATAACTCCTCGGGTCGTTCCGCGACGGGACGGTCTCGAGGCGGATACCGGGCACGAGCGTGGCGACCTTCCTGGCCACCTCCTCCACCGTGAAGTTCTGACCGTCGCTCCCGACGTTGTAGACCCGGAAGCCCACGCGCGGAGCTTCGACCGCGCGGGCGAAGGCCTCGGCCGCGTCCTGGACGTGGACGTGCGGCCTCCACTGCTTCGGGCCGAAGATCCGCACATGGCCCTCGACCACCGCCCGCGCGGTCATCGTGTTGACCATGAGGTCGAACCGCATCCGGGGCGAGACCCCGCAGACGGTAGCGAGCCGTAACACCACCACGTCGACGGGGCCTCGGTTTTCCGCCAAGAACCGCTCCGAAAGAATCCTCGTGCGCGCGTAGAGAGAAACGGGGTTGAGCGGCGACTCCTCGTCGAGGAGGTGGTCCCCGTTGGCGCCGTACACGCTACACGAGGAAGCGAAAACGATCCGACGGACGCCGAGCTCGCGGCAGACCGCGAGCAGGCGCTTGGTCGCCTCGAAGTTGACCTCCATGGTGTAGACAGGGTCGAAGTCGCAAGCGGCGTCGCCGACCAGGGCGGCGAGAGCCACGGCAGCCTCGCATCCCTCGAGAGCTCGCCGCAGGTCCGCCGTGCGACAGATGTCTCCCCGAAGGACCTCGAGCCGGGGCGTCTCCGGAATCCCCTCGAGTCCGCGGTTCCCGTAGAGAAAGCTCTCGAGGACCCGCACATGGACCCCCCGGTCGAGAAGCTTCCGCACCAGATGAGAACCCACGTAGCCGGCACCGCCGGTAACCAGGATTTTTCTCACGGATCTTCCCCCCTTTTCGTCCCGGAACTCAGTCGCGCCGACGTCGGAACTCGCGACGCTCTGCCGAACGAGGTCGTTTCCGCCGGTCCCACGGCTCTACGCCGTGCGCGCGGCGACGTGCGTCCCGGCGCGCACGGAGAGTGCCGCCCCCTGACCGTTCAAAAGGTCGTTCAACGTCGGCACGAAACGGCAGTGAACACCTGCGCTTTCGCATATCTCGACGGTTCTTTCCACCATACTTCGGTCCAGATCGGAAAGACAAACGAAAACTGTACGAACCCCGTTCGCCTGGATGGCCAGCCCGAGCTCCCCGAGCCCGCCGAGAATCTTCACTCCGTGGATCATGGAACCCCAGCGCTCCGGCGACTCGTCGATCAGTCCGGCCGGCTCGTAAGGAACGCTCGGGTCCTCGAGGAGCGCGCGGGCGATCTGTTCCCCTCCGACCCCGGCTCCGACGATCAGGACTTTTTCCTTTTCCTGCCGTCTGCCGCGGGGGTGGCGGCGGACCCAGCTCCGGAGCGCGAACCGGAAGCCGCCCAGGAGAAACAGCGCGAGTGCCCAGTCGATCACGACCACGGACCTCGGAAAATTCTGTAGACCCCCGAGAAACGTGAGACCGGCGACCACGAGCGAACCTACGGTCACGGCCCGGAAAAGGGCCATGAGATCCCAGAGCGCGAAATACTTCAGGATGGCCTGGTATGCCCCGAAGTAGAGAAGAGCCACGGGCCGAACGACGACGAGCAGGAGGAGCGGGTAGACGAGGAACCAGGGGTTGCGGGGCAAGGTGAAATCGAAGCGGACCAGGTATGCGGCGAGGAAGGAGAGCGCGCTCAGCACGACGTCGGCCGCCATGAGCGCGATGCGCCGACGACGCCGCCAGAGATACTTCGTCTTGATCGCGCCGACCACCGTGACCCAGAGCCCTCGCAAGAGCAGCTTCAGGTCTCCGAAGAACGTGGCCTCCTCCACGTACCTGAGATCCCGCTCGAGCTTCTCCGGCAGGATGTTCTCGATGTAGTACCGCTCCGTGTCGACGATGCCCTCCGGATAGCTCTCGAGTTCGTCGCGCCCCTCGATCTGGCTCGGCCCCACGATGCCCGGCCGGACGGAAAGGACTTTCCGCTGTCTCGGCGTGTAAAATTGGACGAAATACGGGTCTTCCGGCCGTGGCCCGATCAGGCTCATTTCGCCCCGCACGACGTTGATCAGTTGTGGCAGCTCGTCGATCTTGAACCACCGCAGTACTTGTCCCACCCGCGTCACCCGGGGGTCTCGCTTCGCCGTGAGCCGCGAACCCATCCGGTAGGCTCCGTCGACCATCGTCCGGAACTTGTAGATCTCGAAGAGCTTGCCGTCCCGTCCCACCCGCTTCTGGCGGAAGAACACGGGCCCCCGGGAATCGAGCTTGATCAGCAGAGCCACGAGCAGGAAGAGCGGTAACAGCAAAACGAGGCCCACCGCCGCGACCAGGACGTCGAAAACACGCTTGGCTCTCATCCGTCACGACCTCGCCGGGAGAAGAATTCCTTTGAGTGTCTCCGTCACGTAGTCGACGTCGTCTTCCGTGAGAGTCGGGTACAGCGGCAGGGACAGCGCTTCCCGGGCCGCCCGGGTCGCCACGGGGAAATCCTCGGGCGTCCAGCCGAAGGTCTCGCGGTAGAACGTATGGAGGTGCAAGGGCACGAAGTGCACGCTCGTACCGATGCCCGCACCTCGAAGGCGCTCGATCACTTCGTCCCTCGTCACGCGAAAACGGCCTTCCTCGATCCTCACGACGTAGAGATGCCAGGCATGCTCCACGCCGTCCCGCGTCGTCGGCAGACGCAGGCCGGGCACGTCGCGCAACCGCTCCGTGTACCACCCCACGATTTCGTTCCGCCGAGCCTGCAAGTCCGCAAGGCGCGCGAGCTGCACGAGTCCGATCGCGGCGTTCAGGTCCGTCGTGTTGTACTTGAACCCGGGGTAGAGAACGTCGTACCGCCAGCTCCCCGACCGCGAGTACCGATTCCAGGCGTCGTAACTGAGACCGTGGAGGCGGCGGGTCCGGACGCGGGCGGCCAGTTCCTCGTCGCCCGTCGTGAGCATGCCGCCTTCGCCCGTCGTCATGTTCTTCGTCGCATAGAAGCTGAAAGCCGTCGCGCGACCGATCGTGCCGATCCGACGGCCCCGGTAGGAAGCCGGAAGAGCGTGGGCCGCGTCCTCGACGACCGCGATGCCGCGGGCGTCGGCGATCTCCAGCAGCCGGTCCATCGAAGCGGGGTGACCGGCGAAGTGGACGGGAACGATGGCGCGTGTTTTCTTCGTGACCTTGCGCTCGACGTCGGCGGGATCGATGTTGAGCGTGTCGGGTTCGCAGTCCGCGAGCAC
The sequence above is a segment of the Candidatus Binatia bacterium genome. Coding sequences within it:
- the spsC gene encoding spore coat polysaccharide biosynthesis protein SpsC, producing the protein MVTGSVELGSRARKEIPFHRPSLGDEEVAAVVETLRTGWITMGPKTREFESAFAEKLGAAHAVAVSSCTAALHLALDALGVAEGDEVIVPTYTFTATGAVVLHCGARLVLADCEPDTLNIDPADVERKVTKKTRAIVPVHFAGHPASMDRLLEIADARGIAVVEDAAHALPASYRGRRIGTIGRATAFSFYATKNMTTGEGGMLTTGDEELAARVRTRRLHGLSYDAWNRYSRSGSWRYDVLYPGFKYNTTDLNAAIGLVQLARLADLQARRNEIVGWYTERLRDVPGLRLPTTRDGVEHAWHLYVVRIEEGRFRVTRDEVIERLRGAGIGTSVHFVPLHLHTFYRETFGWTPEDFPVATRAAREALSLPLYPTLTEDDVDYVTETLKGILLPARS
- the galE1 gene encoding dTDP-4-dehydrorhamnose 3,5-epimerase, which gives rise to MRVLVTGASGFLGSRVVCDLVEAGHEVRAFVRAAHPSRLEGLPSPVEIRRGDLRDREDIERAADGVDAVVHAGARVTTRGPWEEFERTNVGSTRTFVELAEAGRIGLLVHVSSLGVVALRAGGDVVTEENPLEDPAADRGGYTRSKLLADRLAVEAARRGVPVSVVRPGILYGPGRPPPLGRWSLGVRGTRVVFGTRRYLLPLSFVDNVARGIRLVLECPGARGKIYHLVDPQVPLVDYLELRREVSGERFRVRFLRPGFVVPFVRVAEFPFRVLSRRPPVSAHALERASRSAVYDCRRAVRELGWSPETSLREGLRLSFRPVEVRASSP
- a CDS encoding carbamoyltransferase yields the protein MNILGISCFYHDAAAALLRDGQLVAAAEEERFSRIKHDYDFPRRAIRFCLERGGLRGPDLDYVVFYEKPFVKFERILKTTLQAVPRSWRVFGDAMATWFLDKLWVKNLIQQELGVPAERILFSEHHVSHAASAFLCSPFEEAAVLTIDGVGEWATATMGRGRGTSIELLQELRFPHSVGLLYSAFTAFLGFEVNEGEYKVMGMAPYGEPKYVDKVRKLVRIHDDGSIWLDMDYFCFHHSASKTYKPKFEELFGEPRDPSWKFFTPSSGYPSYFGARPANYDEMARKNQHYADIAASIQKVTEEIVLTMARALHARTGLDRLCLAGGVALNSVANGRLLRETPFRELFIQPAAGDGGGALGAALYAYHTVLGQPRRFVLEHAYWGAEYGDGAVHDFLRKSNYPYEEVSNEDALLDRVVEELRAGKVVGWYQGRFEWGPRALGARSILADPRREEMKEIVNTKIKFREPFRPFAPSVLVEEAEKYFDLPDARRHYPARFMLYVVDVKPERKHEVPATTHVDGTARLQAVHAGESPLYHALIRRFGDATGVPVVLNTSFNLKGEPIVTTPENAFSTFQRSEMDVLVLGNCILRKESS
- a CDS encoding epimerase, translated to MRKILVTGGAGYVGSHLVRKLLDRGVHVRVLESFLYGNRGLEGIPETPRLEVLRGDICRTADLRRALEGCEAAVALAALVGDAACDFDPVYTMEVNFEATKRLLAVCRELGVRRIVFASSCSVYGANGDHLLDEESPLNPVSLYARTRILSERFLAENRGPVDVVVLRLATVCGVSPRMRFDLMVNTMTARAVVEGHVRIFGPKQWRPHVHVQDAAEAFARAVEAPRVGFRVYNVGSDGQNFTVEEVARKVATLVPGIRLETVPSRNDPRSYRVRFERIRRELGFEAQRTVDDAILEVRHLLSNGHEIDYREPEFHNAAALRLKGTKYAAYPEALPGR